The Streptomyces cathayae DNA segment CCCCGCCGTACGGCGTCGACCAGCCCGACGTCCTGTACGGGGATGGCGCCCTCCAGCACCCTGCTGTAGAGGCCCTTGTCGGGGCGCGGAAGGCCCTGGGCCGAGAGGTCGGGCAGTGCCACCCTGGCCTGCGCCCGGGAGAGCCGGTCCACGAACCCGACCGGCAGCCGGCGCACCAGGACGGCCGAGTGCTGGGCGGGCCAGCCCGCGGTCGAGCGCCGCACGATGTGCGGCACGGTACGGACCGACAGCCGCACCCGGGAGGCGCCGCCCTCCACCAGGTCGACGGCGATCTCCGCGCCCGTGTTGCCGATCCCCGCGACGAGGACGTCCCGGCCGGCGAAGGGTTCGGCGTTGCGGTACTCGGACGCGTGCAGGAACTCGCCGGTGTGGGTCTCCCGGCCGGGCCACTCGGGCAGGCGGGGCGTGTGGTTGAAGCCGGTGGCGATCACGACCGCGGCGCCGGTCAGCTCGCGGCCCCCGGTGGCGCGCAGCAGCCAGCCCGTGTCGTCGGCGGTGCGCTCGACACGGGAGACCTCGACACCGGTGACGATCTCGAGGCGGTGGTGCTCGGCGTACTTCTCCAGGTACCGCACCATGTCGTCCCGGGTCACCCACTGCCCGAACCGGCGCGGTATCGGCAGACCGGGCAGCGCGGACAGGCGCCGTGTGGTGTGCAGGCGCAGCCGGTCGTAGTGGCGCCGCCAGGACGATCCCACGTGCTCGGACCGTTCCAGGACGACGGCCCGCACGCCCCGGGCACGCAGCGAGTACGCGACGGCGAGTCCGCCGGGACCACCGCCGACGACGTAGACGGGGCGGTCCTCCCGGGGTGGTGCGGCGGGGTTCGGGGGCGTGGTGGAATCGGCCATGAGCGCGAGCGTAATCACGCATCAGGTTGATGGGTATCGGTCAAGACCGAAATTGGTTGCGGATTGATCACGTCTGGAGGGGCGGGGGCGGAACCGGGCACGAGAAATTCCGGTGTCCCGGCCGGTCGTGCAGGTTTGAATGACCCGTATGGCTGATACACATACGCACCCGCGCTCCTCGCGGTCCCTCCCCGAACTCCACGGCCACGGCCTGCACCTGCGCCCCTGGGACCCGGCGTCCCGGTCCGACGCCGAGGTGTGGCTGCGCGGCACCACGGACCCGGAGTTCACCCGCTGGAACACCCCGCTCCGGCCGGTCACGGACGTCGAGGGCGCCCGGGAGACGCTGCGCAGGAGGGCGCAGTGGACCGAGGACGGCACGACCGTGTCCTTCCGGATCGCCGACGCGGACACCGGTACGCCCCTGGGGCACATCGGTGTCAACGACGTCCGGCCGGTGCAGGGGCTGGGCATGGTCGGCTACTGGGTGCTGCCCGAGGCCCGCCGCCGGGGCGTGGCCACCCGGGCGCTGCTGCTCACCGCGCGGTGGGCGCTCACCGAACTCGGCCTGCACCGGCTCGAACTGGACCACGCGGCCGAACACGAGGTGTCCTGCCGGATCGCCGAACGGTGCGGGTTCCTTCCCGAGGGGACCCTGCGCGAGGCGATGTTCGCGGAGGGCCGCCACGACGCCTTCCGCGACTCCCACCTGCACGCCCGCCTCGCCACGGACCCGGAGCCGGCCCCGCCGAAGGCCCACTGAAGGCCCGCCGAAGGGCCGCCGAAGAGTCGCCGAAGACCCGTCGAAGGCCCCAGGAACCCCGTCGCGCGCCCGCCCCGCACCTCACGGCCAGAGCAGTTCCCGTGTCCAGTCCTGCCCGGACGAGCGGCGGTAGCGCAGCCGGGTGTGGCGGCGGAGGGCGTCGCCCTGGAAGAACTCCACCTCGTCCGGGCGCAGGCGGTACAGGGTCCAGGACGGTGCCGGGGCGTCCTGCTCCCGCCGGGCCCGCTCCCAGGCGGCCTCCGAGGCGCGGGCCAGCTCCTCGGGCGAGCCGAGGACCTCGCTCTGGCGGCCGGTCAGCGCGGCGGCCAGCGCCCCGGTCGAACGGGCGTGCAGATCGGCCTGCGCCTCCTCGGCCGGAGCGGTGCCGACGGGCCCGCGGACCCGGACCTGGCGGCCCAGCACCGACCAGTAGAAGACCAGCGCGGCATACGGGCGGGCGGCGAGGTGACCGCCCTTGCGGCTGTGGGCGTGGGACGCGAAGGACCAGCCGTCCGCGTCCGCGCCGTGCAGCATCACGATCCGTACGTCGGGCAGGCCCCCGGCGTCCGCCGTGGCCAGCGACATGGTGTGCGGTTCGGGCTGGCCGGCCGCCACCGCCTCGGCGAACCACCGGGTGAACAGCGGCAGCGGCTCGGCGGGGGCGGCGGCCCGGTCCAGTTCCGGCAGATCGGTGACCTCCGGGTCCCACACCCGCAGTGACCTCAGCAGCTCGTGAAGATCGGTTCCCATACCTCGAGTCTGCCCGTCCACCGGGTCGTCACCGGGCCGTTCTCACAGGGAGCCCAGGTCGGACGAGACCCAGTGCTCGGGACGCATGCGCAGGACGACCTGCTCGCCGTGGTCCTTCCACGCGGCGGAGACATAGCCCTCGACCTTGTCGGCCGGGAGGTAGCGGGCGGAGATCTCCCGGAGCTCTGCGAGGGTGGCGGGGGCGGTCCCGACGACCGGCCCCTCGACCGAGACGTACCGGACGGTGGGTTCGACGCGGTCGACCATGAGGGAGAACCGGCCCGCCGCGCCGATCAGCCGGTTCTTGCGGGAGTCGAGTCCGGTCATGACCCATGCGTCCCCGCCGGGTGCGTACTGGTACCAGATCGGCACGGTGAGCGGGGCGCGTCCGGCTCCCGCGTCGACCGCCAGCGCGGCGACACGGGGCTCGGCCAGGAACTGTTCGCGTTCTTCACGGGTCAGGGCCATGGCGGGTTCCTCCTGCGATGTCTGCGTAGGGGGCGGTTGTGCCCGGGTCGTGTGGGCGACGGGACAGAGGTGAGCGGTTCCGCTCCGAGGGGGCGAGCCGTCGGACGGGGTGGCGGCGGGACCGCCGAGGTGCCGTGACATGCGACAGGCGGTGGTTCACCGGGGTGAACCACCGCCTGTCCGACAGGACGCGGGTGCGGGACGAGGCACCGGGGGAGGGGGGAAGGAGCGTTGGCCGTCCACCTACTTCGTCGGCTTCTTGCCGGTGACGCCCAGGTGGACCAACAGGGCCAGGTTCGGTTTGAGTTCGGCCTGCTTCACACCCCAGGAGGTGAAACCTTTCTGGTGCAGGGCGACCGCCCCGAGCATGGTGACCAGGGAACCGGCCACCGCGGCAGGGTTCACGTCCTTGTCGACCCGGCCCCTGGACTGCAACTCGGCGACGGCGTCCGTGAGGGAGCTGTTCACCGAGTTGAGGACCTTCATGCGGATCTTGTAAAAGCGCTTGTCGCCCTCGGCGGCGCCGAGATCGACGACGCGCAGGATCGCGTCGTTCTTCCGCCAGAAGTCCAGGAAACCGTCGACAAGTT contains these protein-coding regions:
- a CDS encoding flavin-containing monooxygenase; translation: MADSTTPPNPAAPPREDRPVYVVGGGPGGLAVAYSLRARGVRAVVLERSEHVGSSWRRHYDRLRLHTTRRLSALPGLPIPRRFGQWVTRDDMVRYLEKYAEHHRLEIVTGVEVSRVERTADDTGWLLRATGGRELTGAAVVIATGFNHTPRLPEWPGRETHTGEFLHASEYRNAEPFAGRDVLVAGIGNTGAEIAVDLVEGGASRVRLSVRTVPHIVRRSTAGWPAQHSAVLVRRLPVGFVDRLSRAQARVALPDLSAQGLPRPDKGLYSRVLEGAIPVQDVGLVDAVRRGRVEIVAAVAGFEDGKVALADGTRVDPDAVIAATGYARGLEGLVGHLGVLDDRGRPMARGAGTPPHAPGLYFTGFTNPISGNLRELAIDAEKIAKAVTRHGAPGLSRLPR
- a CDS encoding GNAT family N-acetyltransferase, yielding MADTHTHPRSSRSLPELHGHGLHLRPWDPASRSDAEVWLRGTTDPEFTRWNTPLRPVTDVEGARETLRRRAQWTEDGTTVSFRIADADTGTPLGHIGVNDVRPVQGLGMVGYWVLPEARRRGVATRALLLTARWALTELGLHRLELDHAAEHEVSCRIAERCGFLPEGTLREAMFAEGRHDAFRDSHLHARLATDPEPAPPKAH
- a CDS encoding pyridoxine/pyridoxamine 5'-phosphate oxidase; amino-acid sequence: MGTDLHELLRSLRVWDPEVTDLPELDRAAAPAEPLPLFTRWFAEAVAAGQPEPHTMSLATADAGGLPDVRIVMLHGADADGWSFASHAHSRKGGHLAARPYAALVFYWSVLGRQVRVRGPVGTAPAEEAQADLHARSTGALAAALTGRQSEVLGSPEELARASEAAWERARREQDAPAPSWTLYRLRPDEVEFFQGDALRRHTRLRYRRSSGQDWTRELLWP
- a CDS encoding pyridoxamine 5'-phosphate oxidase family protein codes for the protein MALTREEREQFLAEPRVAALAVDAGAGRAPLTVPIWYQYAPGGDAWVMTGLDSRKNRLIGAAGRFSLMVDRVEPTVRYVSVEGPVVGTAPATLAELREISARYLPADKVEGYVSAAWKDHGEQVVLRMRPEHWVSSDLGSL
- a CDS encoding TetR family transcriptional regulator, with product MRTVDGRVAGRRGQATRQKLLDCLSEMLSSSPYRDVKVIDVARRAGTSPATFYQYFPDVEGAVLEIADQVAADSAGLSELLEGRSWVGKAGWQTAQELVDGFLDFWRKNDAILRVVDLGAAEGDKRFYKIRMKVLNSVNSSLTDAVAELQSRGRVDKDVNPAAVAGSLVTMLGAVALHQKGFTSWGVKQAELKPNLALLVHLGVTGKKPTK